A DNA window from Nerophis lumbriciformis linkage group LG03, RoL_Nlum_v2.1, whole genome shotgun sequence contains the following coding sequences:
- the LOC133581207 gene encoding E3 SUMO-protein ligase ZBED1-like isoform X1 has translation MAYHSSTTAMNEHLKRKHPTAFFPSPSTSQSSAKRQSSVQDFFPKRHGTECTPQVAADLTDGVLEMMVIDMRPLNMVEGEGFQKMIKRFHSGYTLPSRTHFTKLMEQKYTKKMNEVKAILKNVKGKLTLTTDAWTSMATEAYLGVTIHFVNDEWELTSINLTTMPLNEKHTAENIASWIEDVVNKFEINIKLVQVIVHDNAANVVAALRVLEERHGVSSLRCVGHTLQLVVNHALKDNHISRALGAARSLVEHFRKSELSSTKLKVKQKQMGSPDHSLIQDVSVRWNSSFYMISRLLEQRWPITATLSDPEVTQRGKHFLDLKADQWSLLEELEQILKPFECATVYLSGESYVTVSAVPLLVKGLRKATQTAFENASIKCFQVTAAREITSRWEAETTFKDDGPNVCILAAALDPRFRKLKFLTADECLKVQYKLHAIVLEEKRREKERHAQQGTAMQVERPDADRRPVSLLDTLLGSDSDELSNNEEDNNDSNDAEMVRNELVSYFGESPISKDENPLKWWKEHQARFPNLAMLARSYLSVPATSTPSERLFSAAGNIVNKKRTSLTPEHVDMLTFLHYNC, from the exons atggcgtatcacagcagcacaacggctatgaacgagcatctaaaaagaaaacatccgacagcgttcttcccatcaccatcaacgagtcaatcatccgc caaacgacaaagcagtgtccaggatttttttccaaagaggcatgggactgaatgcacaccccaagtggccgctgacctgactgatggtgtcctggaaatgatggtcatagacatgaggccattaaatatggtagaaggggaaggatttcaaaaaatgatcaaacggtttcactctggctacacactaccatcaagaacccacttcactaagcttatggagcaaaaatacacaaagaaaatgaatgaagtcaaagcaatcctgaaaaatgtgaaaggaaaactgacactcacaactgatgcatggacaagtatggccactgaagcttaccttggtgtcaccattcactttgttaatgatgagtgggagcttacctcaattaacttgacaacaatgcccctcaatgaaaagcacactgcagaaaacattgcctcttggattgaggatgttgtcaataagtttgaaataaacataaaactagtacaagtcattgtacatgacaatgctgcaaatgttgttgcagctttaagagttcttgaggaacgacatggtgtttcatccctcagatgtgttggccatactctacagcttgtagttaaccatgctctaaaggacaaccacatcagcagagctttaggagcagcaagaagtttggtcgagcacttcagaaaaagtgagctatccagtacaaaactaaaggttaagcaaaaacaaatgggttctccagaccacagcctcatacaagatgtgtctgtgagatggaacagttccttttacatgattagtcgcctgcttgagcagaggtggccaataacagcaactctgtcagatccggaggtcactcaaagagggaagcattttctggatcttaaggctgaccagtggagcttgcttgaagaacttgaacaaattctgaaaccttttgaatgtgcaactgtgtacctgagtggagaatcttatgtaacagtttccgctgtccctctgctggtcaaagggcttcggaaggctacacaaactgcttttgaaaatgcatcaatcaagtgtttccaggtcactgctgcacgtgagataacatccaggtgggaagccgagaccacattcaaagatgatggaccaaatgtgtgcatattagcagctgcacttgacccacgattcaggaagctgaaattcctgactgcagatgagtgtttaaaagttcaatacaagctgcatgcaatagttctggaggagaaaagaagggaaaaggagagacacgctcaacagggcacagcaatgcaagtggaaagaccagatgctgacaggcggccagtatctttactagacacacttcttggctcagattcagatgaactcagcaacaatgaggaagacaacaatgacagtaatgatgctgaaatggtcagaaacgagttagtgtcttattttggagaatcccccatttccaaggatgaaaacccattaaaatggtggaaagaacatcaggcaaggtttccaaatctggcaatgctggctcggtcttacctctcagttccagccacatcgaccccttctgagcgcctattttcagctgctgggaatattgtaaacaagaaaagaaccagcctcaccccagagcatgtagacatgctaacctttcttcattacaactgttag
- the LOC133581207 gene encoding E3 SUMO-protein ligase ZBED1-like isoform X3 has protein sequence MMVIDMRPLNMVEGEGFQKMIKRFHSGYTLPSRTHFTKLMEQKYTKKMNEVKAILKNVKGKLTLTTDAWTSMATEAYLGVTIHFVNDEWELTSINLTTMPLNEKHTAENIASWIEDVVNKFEINIKLVQVIVHDNAANVVAALRVLEERHGVSSLRCVGHTLQLVVNHALKDNHISRALGAARSLVEHFRKSELSSTKLKVKQKQMGSPDHSLIQDVSVRWNSSFYMISRLLEQRWPITATLSDPEVTQRGKHFLDLKADQWSLLEELEQILKPFECATVYLSGESYVTVSAVPLLVKGLRKATQTAFENASIKCFQVTAAREITSRWEAETTFKDDGPNVCILAAALDPRFRKLKFLTADECLKVQYKLHAIVLEEKRREKERHAQQGTAMQVERPDADRRPVSLLDTLLGSDSDELSNNEEDNNDSNDAEMVRNELVSYFGESPISKDENPLKWWKEHQARFPNLAMLARSYLSVPATSTPSERLFSAAGNIVNKKRTSLTPEHVDMLTFLHYNC, from the coding sequence atgatggtcatagacatgaggccattaaatatggtagaaggggaaggatttcaaaaaatgatcaaacggtttcactctggctacacactaccatcaagaacccacttcactaagcttatggagcaaaaatacacaaagaaaatgaatgaagtcaaagcaatcctgaaaaatgtgaaaggaaaactgacactcacaactgatgcatggacaagtatggccactgaagcttaccttggtgtcaccattcactttgttaatgatgagtgggagcttacctcaattaacttgacaacaatgcccctcaatgaaaagcacactgcagaaaacattgcctcttggattgaggatgttgtcaataagtttgaaataaacataaaactagtacaagtcattgtacatgacaatgctgcaaatgttgttgcagctttaagagttcttgaggaacgacatggtgtttcatccctcagatgtgttggccatactctacagcttgtagttaaccatgctctaaaggacaaccacatcagcagagctttaggagcagcaagaagtttggtcgagcacttcagaaaaagtgagctatccagtacaaaactaaaggttaagcaaaaacaaatgggttctccagaccacagcctcatacaagatgtgtctgtgagatggaacagttccttttacatgattagtcgcctgcttgagcagaggtggccaataacagcaactctgtcagatccggaggtcactcaaagagggaagcattttctggatcttaaggctgaccagtggagcttgcttgaagaacttgaacaaattctgaaaccttttgaatgtgcaactgtgtacctgagtggagaatcttatgtaacagtttccgctgtccctctgctggtcaaagggcttcggaaggctacacaaactgcttttgaaaatgcatcaatcaagtgtttccaggtcactgctgcacgtgagataacatccaggtgggaagccgagaccacattcaaagatgatggaccaaatgtgtgcatattagcagctgcacttgacccacgattcaggaagctgaaattcctgactgcagatgagtgtttaaaagttcaatacaagctgcatgcaatagttctggaggagaaaagaagggaaaaggagagacacgctcaacagggcacagcaatgcaagtggaaagaccagatgctgacaggcggccagtatctttactagacacacttcttggctcagattcagatgaactcagcaacaatgaggaagacaacaatgacagtaatgatgctgaaatggtcagaaacgagttagtgtcttattttggagaatcccccatttccaaggatgaaaacccattaaaatggtggaaagaacatcaggcaaggtttccaaatctggcaatgctggctcggtcttacctctcagttccagccacatcgaccccttctgagcgcctattttcagctgctgggaatattgtaaacaagaaaagaaccagcctcaccccagagcatgtagacatgctaacctttcttcattacaactgttag